Proteins co-encoded in one Natronorubrum daqingense genomic window:
- a CDS encoding beta-ribofuranosylaminobenzene 5'-phosphate synthase family protein: MTTATVTAGARVHVGFQNLSLARRRLYGGIGVGLEEPRVTVTAEPATAVESDDSLARAYAERAVDALDVSGVTISLEERLPRHVGLGSGTQLALSILAATASAHDLEADVRALAPAMGRGGRSGVGVATFEAGGFVVDAGHPTNRFTTEPPAEGDWTVPPAVARHDLPAEWRFLVVVPDAEPGRSGDDEDASMRTVVERADPAVADEIAGVVTRKLLPAAAEGSLEAFGDAISEIGRKNGSWYADAQGGVFRPPAGVLVETLSECPVCTGVGQSSWGPVVYGVTDRDHADEAEAAARDALATNGLEGNVIVTRPSDTGARVSTEPTQ, encoded by the coding sequence ATGACGACGGCGACGGTCACCGCGGGTGCGAGGGTCCACGTCGGATTTCAGAACCTCTCGCTCGCGCGACGGCGACTCTACGGCGGTATCGGCGTCGGCCTCGAGGAGCCGCGCGTGACGGTGACCGCCGAACCGGCGACAGCCGTCGAGAGCGATGACTCGCTCGCTCGAGCGTACGCCGAACGCGCGGTCGACGCCCTCGACGTGTCCGGGGTGACGATTTCGCTCGAGGAGCGACTGCCCCGCCACGTCGGATTGGGAAGCGGGACGCAACTCGCGCTCTCGATTCTCGCCGCGACGGCCAGCGCGCACGACCTCGAGGCGGACGTGCGAGCGCTGGCACCGGCGATGGGGCGGGGCGGGCGCAGCGGGGTCGGCGTCGCGACGTTCGAAGCCGGCGGCTTCGTCGTAGACGCGGGCCACCCGACGAATCGCTTCACGACCGAACCGCCCGCGGAGGGCGACTGGACGGTGCCCCCGGCCGTTGCCCGCCACGACCTGCCCGCGGAGTGGCGATTCCTCGTCGTGGTTCCGGACGCCGAACCCGGCCGAAGCGGCGACGACGAGGACGCGAGCATGCGAACCGTCGTCGAGCGGGCCGACCCGGCCGTCGCGGACGAAATTGCGGGCGTCGTCACCCGTAAGCTCCTCCCTGCCGCTGCAGAAGGGAGTCTCGAGGCCTTCGGCGACGCTATTTCCGAGATCGGCCGGAAGAACGGCTCGTGGTACGCGGACGCCCAGGGTGGCGTCTTTCGGCCCCCGGCGGGCGTCCTCGTCGAAACGCTTTCTGAATGTCCGGTCTGTACCGGCGTGGGTCAGTCGTCGTGGGGCCCCGTCGTCTACGGGGTCACCGATCGAGACCACGCGGACGAGGCCGAAGCGGCCGCTCGAGACGCCCTTGCCACGAACGGACTCGAGGGAAACGTTATCGTGACGCGGCCGAGTGACACCGGTGCTCGAGTTAGCACGGAACCGACCCAGTAA
- a CDS encoding transcription factor S: MRFCDECGSMMKADGDEMVCTSADCGASSERDREREDEFVSTESQMDAEIIESDENANFEGKPKATDVVCDECGNQEAWYTLKQTASADEPPTRFFKCTECGKRWRGYN; this comes from the coding sequence ATGCGCTTTTGCGACGAATGCGGCTCGATGATGAAAGCCGACGGCGACGAGATGGTCTGTACGAGCGCCGACTGCGGGGCCTCGAGCGAACGCGACCGAGAACGAGAAGACGAGTTCGTCTCGACGGAGTCCCAGATGGACGCCGAAATCATCGAGTCCGACGAAAACGCCAACTTCGAGGGGAAGCCGAAGGCGACCGACGTCGTCTGCGACGAGTGTGGCAATCAGGAAGCCTGGTACACGCTCAAGCAGACGGCCTCCGCCGACGAGCCGCCGACGCGATTCTTCAAGTGTACTGAGTGTGGAAAACGATGGCGCGGGTACAACTGA
- a CDS encoding DUF5518 domain-containing protein → MDSPSADTPPPIETYGSDDESDSSTVFNALVGAAVGIVLSFVPGSTVIGGAVAGYLEGGEPADGVPVGALAGFIMFLPVVLFGFFGMALFVGPAGGGGFGVFGILFLVVFGGLYTVGLSILGAVVGIFLKNDL, encoded by the coding sequence ATGGATTCGCCGTCTGCAGACACGCCACCGCCGATCGAGACGTACGGATCCGACGACGAGTCGGACTCGAGCACGGTGTTCAACGCGCTCGTCGGTGCCGCGGTCGGTATCGTCCTCTCGTTCGTTCCGGGATCGACGGTGATCGGGGGAGCCGTCGCCGGCTACCTCGAGGGAGGGGAACCCGCAGACGGTGTGCCTGTCGGGGCGCTGGCAGGATTCATCATGTTTCTCCCAGTCGTTCTCTTCGGATTCTTCGGCATGGCCTTGTTCGTCGGTCCCGCCGGGGGTGGCGGGTTCGGCGTGTTCGGAATACTCTTCCTCGTCGTGTTCGGCGGACTCTATACCGTCGGGTTGAGCATTCTCGGCGCGGTCGTCGGAATTTTTCTCAAAAACGATCTGTAA
- a CDS encoding DNA polymerase Y family protein translates to MTEGPRLPGVGTDDDEEERIVCHVDADCFYASCERLREPELAGEPVVVGMGYEPGDSIGAVATASYEAREFGVESAQAISSALERLPRRGPLEDDSQRDETVDETHDDDLSVENTGYYRPVDMDYYESVASEVREILHECADVVREVSIDEAYLDVTDRTAWEVADGFGRHIKDRIRREVGITVSIGVAPTMSAAKIASDFDKPDGLTVVEPGEVAEFLAPLEVDLLHGVGPVTARALREMGLETAADVAATDPEPLVERFGERGQELYDRARGDDDRRVQPKGEPKSFSRESAFAEPVENSGPKYEQIETLAAAVADRARREGALYRTVGVKAVLPPYDVNTRERSLSGPVDDPDLVDRIAHDLFSEFESEPVRKVGVRVANLEFAAADQADLDGWESHSPTSATEADVSADEEVSDAESLDDRVSETNTVPDTEAETGSNEERSTTARGQASLTDFSTRSSDDS, encoded by the coding sequence ATGACCGAGGGGCCGCGGCTACCGGGCGTAGGGACGGACGACGACGAGGAAGAGCGGATCGTCTGTCACGTCGACGCGGATTGCTTCTACGCGTCCTGCGAACGGCTTCGCGAGCCCGAACTGGCGGGCGAACCGGTCGTCGTCGGCATGGGATACGAACCCGGCGACAGCATCGGGGCCGTCGCCACGGCCAGCTACGAAGCCCGCGAGTTCGGCGTCGAGAGCGCCCAAGCAATCTCGAGCGCGCTCGAGCGACTCCCTCGTCGCGGCCCCCTCGAAGACGACTCCCAGCGCGACGAAACTGTTGACGAGACTCACGATGACGACCTGTCGGTAGAGAACACGGGGTACTACCGGCCCGTCGACATGGATTACTACGAGTCGGTCGCGAGCGAGGTTCGGGAAATCCTCCACGAGTGCGCCGACGTCGTCAGGGAGGTGAGCATCGACGAGGCCTACCTCGACGTCACCGACCGAACCGCCTGGGAGGTCGCGGACGGCTTCGGTCGCCACATCAAAGACCGGATTCGACGGGAGGTCGGTATCACCGTCAGCATCGGCGTCGCGCCGACGATGAGCGCCGCGAAAATCGCCAGCGACTTCGACAAACCAGACGGCCTGACCGTCGTCGAACCCGGCGAAGTAGCGGAATTCCTCGCGCCGCTCGAGGTCGACTTGCTCCACGGCGTCGGTCCCGTCACTGCCCGGGCGCTGCGCGAGATGGGCCTCGAGACGGCCGCGGACGTGGCGGCGACCGATCCCGAGCCCCTGGTCGAACGCTTCGGCGAACGGGGCCAAGAACTGTACGACCGCGCCCGCGGGGACGACGACCGACGCGTCCAGCCCAAGGGCGAGCCCAAAAGCTTCTCGCGAGAGTCGGCGTTCGCCGAACCCGTCGAGAATTCGGGGCCGAAGTACGAACAGATCGAGACGCTCGCGGCGGCCGTCGCCGACCGCGCCCGACGCGAGGGTGCCCTCTATCGGACGGTCGGTGTCAAGGCGGTCCTTCCGCCGTACGACGTCAACACCCGCGAGCGATCGCTCTCCGGTCCGGTCGACGACCCCGACCTGGTCGATCGAATCGCCCACGATCTGTTCTCGGAGTTCGAGTCCGAACCGGTTCGAAAAGTCGGCGTGAGGGTGGCCAACCTCGAGTTCGCGGCGGCTGATCAGGCGGACCTCGACGGGTGGGAGTCTCACTCGCCAACGTCTGCGACCGAAGCCGACGTGTCCGCTGACGAGGAGGTGTCTGACGCCGAGTCGCTAGATGATCGGGTATCTGAGACGAACACGGTACCTGACACGGAAGCGGAAACAGGTTCCAACGAGGAACGTTCGACGACTGCACGCGGACAGGCCTCGCTCACCGATTTTTCGACACGCTCGAGCGACGACTCCTGA
- a CDS encoding J domain-containing protein, with translation MTEDFYDLLDVPSDASQDEIKTAYREKVREYHPDHNDDERARAQFTAVKKAYDILGDPVEQQAYDRLGHEDYVAKRTSGLPSASVWRSSDDNDDDTNSSSSSASASSSATKQTASATSGATGTSKTTSSTDSAGTGTGTGARTGAGTSKSTGTQTTSGSTRSTSQQTATASGTQSERNAAVRWWRRQNFSLPLIWGSLFVYLAGLAHFALENEAELTGLAGDFGAVGGDSGELWELLATGRHGVDPVVSFLAAFEPFAVPLEAHLWYAALGGITGLTGLTLLGARVRRSSELFGALSIDETIVLAVALGVTTVLVGGPLLAGAVLMPLLFLVIVQHTRRGPGWTPSYLYVLPVLGPLAGLGIGLGVGGEPTLVVDLIAFVLLPIVGGLALPIRATIRKHLGR, from the coding sequence ATGACTGAGGATTTCTACGACCTTCTCGACGTCCCGTCCGACGCCTCCCAGGACGAGATCAAAACCGCTTATCGCGAGAAGGTTCGCGAATACCACCCCGATCACAACGACGACGAACGCGCTCGAGCGCAGTTTACGGCGGTCAAAAAGGCCTACGACATTCTCGGCGACCCCGTCGAACAGCAGGCCTACGACAGACTCGGGCACGAAGACTACGTCGCCAAACGAACGAGTGGCCTCCCATCCGCGTCGGTGTGGCGAAGTTCCGACGACAATGACGACGACACAAACAGTTCCTCGAGTAGCGCTAGTGCCAGTTCCTCCGCGACGAAGCAGACGGCTTCCGCGACGAGTGGCGCGACGGGCACAAGCAAAACGACCTCGAGCACGGACTCCGCAGGAACCGGAACTGGAACCGGGGCCAGAACTGGAGCGGGGACCTCGAAGTCGACTGGAACACAGACAACTAGTGGAAGTACACGGTCGACGAGCCAGCAGACGGCGACCGCCTCCGGTACCCAATCCGAACGCAATGCCGCCGTCCGCTGGTGGCGACGACAGAACTTCTCGCTACCGCTGATCTGGGGTTCGCTTTTCGTCTATCTCGCCGGACTCGCTCACTTCGCCCTCGAGAACGAAGCCGAACTCACTGGGCTAGCCGGTGACTTCGGTGCAGTCGGTGGCGATTCCGGCGAACTCTGGGAACTGCTCGCGACCGGCCGGCACGGAGTCGACCCCGTTGTCTCGTTTCTCGCCGCGTTCGAACCGTTCGCGGTGCCACTCGAGGCCCACCTGTGGTACGCCGCGCTGGGCGGTATCACTGGCCTGACGGGCCTCACGTTACTGGGTGCTCGAGTGCGTCGCTCGAGCGAACTCTTCGGTGCGCTCTCGATCGACGAAACGATCGTCCTCGCGGTGGCCCTCGGCGTAACGACAGTCCTCGTCGGCGGTCCGCTGCTCGCCGGCGCGGTGCTCATGCCGTTGCTCTTTCTGGTGATCGTCCAGCACACGCGTCGCGGCCCAGGCTGGACGCCCTCGTATCTGTACGTCCTCCCGGTTCTGGGGCCCCTGGCCGGACTGGGGATCGGTCTTGGCGTCGGTGGCGAACCGACGCTGGTCGTCGACCTGATCGCGTTCGTCTTGTTGCCGATCGTCGGCGGTCTCGCGCTTCCGATTCGAGCGACGATTCGAAAGCACCTCGGCCGATAG
- a CDS encoding uracil-DNA glycosylase family protein: MKNVTERTRNPFGLRPPFDRTRPDERTAVFGYGDANADFHLIGNYPGVHGGRESGVPFTETEAGERVQSIVREVGFAAGSWSEPTVENLFCSYRHMCCLPPGETPDESTYDDLERYFDAELRAINAHILLPVGERATDHVLRSYTTQRDRLELDMATLHGQEIRGRGFMVVPIRDPTVWEDTEADAIVSRLEAILGRDYRQTKGVATRVG; this comes from the coding sequence GTGAAGAACGTCACGGAACGGACTCGCAACCCGTTTGGACTGCGACCGCCGTTCGATCGCACGAGGCCCGACGAGCGAACGGCCGTCTTCGGCTACGGCGACGCGAACGCCGACTTTCACCTGATCGGTAACTATCCCGGCGTTCACGGCGGACGCGAGAGCGGCGTACCGTTTACCGAAACCGAGGCCGGCGAGCGCGTGCAATCGATCGTTCGCGAGGTCGGCTTCGCAGCGGGCTCCTGGAGCGAGCCAACCGTCGAGAATCTCTTCTGTAGCTACCGGCACATGTGTTGTCTCCCGCCGGGTGAGACGCCCGACGAATCGACGTACGACGACCTCGAGCGATACTTCGACGCCGAGTTGCGCGCGATCAACGCCCACATTCTGCTCCCGGTCGGTGAGCGCGCAACCGACCACGTCCTCAGATCGTACACGACTCAGCGCGACCGTCTCGAGCTCGATATGGCCACGCTGCACGGACAGGAGATCCGGGGTCGTGGGTTCATGGTCGTCCCGATCAGAGACCCGACCGTGTGGGAGGATACGGAAGCCGACGCGATCGTCTCGCGGCTCGAGGCGATTCTCGGACGCGATTACCGCCAGACGAAGGGCGTCGCGACGCGTGTCGGGTGA
- a CDS encoding helix-turn-helix domain-containing protein: MSIIATVAVPSTDFPLGSLTDIDEDVTLTVETTVPTSESVVPYVWVPAAASDSVVDALETESVVASVSTVDRTADHVLLKVTWGERVNGLLESIRAQDAIVTSAVGTGTQWTFRLRFSTYESLSVFYRSCVDQEISVELVQLHETVSPTETHQFGLTTPQREVIEDAYRAGYFDVPRGSTLVDLSTQLEVSDSAVSQRLRRGLATLIEETLAPDRPRDDPLNELDSR, encoded by the coding sequence ATGAGCATCATCGCGACAGTCGCCGTCCCGTCGACGGATTTCCCGCTCGGTTCGCTCACCGACATCGACGAAGACGTCACGCTCACTGTCGAGACGACGGTGCCGACGAGCGAGTCGGTCGTGCCCTACGTCTGGGTTCCGGCCGCCGCCTCCGACTCGGTCGTCGACGCCCTCGAGACCGAGTCAGTTGTCGCGAGCGTCTCGACGGTCGATCGAACAGCCGATCACGTCTTGCTCAAAGTGACGTGGGGAGAACGAGTCAACGGTCTCCTCGAGTCGATTCGAGCGCAGGATGCGATCGTCACGAGCGCCGTCGGCACGGGAACACAGTGGACGTTTCGGCTGCGATTTTCTACTTACGAGTCGCTCTCCGTGTTCTATCGCAGTTGCGTCGACCAGGAGATTTCCGTCGAACTCGTTCAGCTACACGAAACGGTGAGTCCCACCGAGACCCACCAGTTTGGCCTGACTACACCCCAACGCGAAGTGATCGAGGATGCGTATCGGGCCGGGTACTTCGACGTTCCCCGCGGGTCGACGCTCGTCGACCTCAGTACCCAACTCGAGGTCTCCGACTCCGCGGTCTCACAGCGCCTGCGACGGGGATTGGCGACGCTCATCGAGGAGACGCTCGCCCCCGACCGGCCAAGAGACGACCCGCTGAACGAACTCGACTCGCGGTGA
- a CDS encoding metal-dependent hydrolase — MYQVGHYGAALVAYAPVGTAVGLAGNETMAILGALVCVGLSTIPDVDHTLPLIDHRGPTHTVGFAVAVGIVLAAATAVLVDATSPAADVGFVTFAFVVGTLSIGSHLLADALTPMGIRPFWPLSRRHYSLGVTTAANPIANYVLFAIGGGMALLGIGVVVTFG, encoded by the coding sequence ATGTACCAGGTCGGTCACTACGGGGCCGCGTTGGTGGCGTACGCACCGGTTGGAACCGCTGTCGGACTGGCTGGGAACGAGACGATGGCGATACTCGGCGCACTCGTTTGCGTTGGCCTCTCGACAATTCCGGATGTGGACCACACACTCCCCCTGATCGACCACCGTGGTCCGACTCATACGGTCGGCTTCGCGGTGGCCGTCGGAATCGTCCTCGCCGCTGCCACGGCCGTACTCGTCGATGCCACCTCGCCGGCAGCGGACGTCGGATTCGTCACGTTTGCCTTCGTCGTCGGCACGCTTTCGATCGGTTCACACCTCCTCGCAGACGCGTTGACTCCAATGGGAATTCGTCCGTTCTGGCCGCTCTCGAGGCGTCATTACTCACTCGGCGTGACGACCGCGGCGAATCCGATCGCGAACTACGTCCTGTTTGCGATCGGTGGCGGTATGGCGCTTCTCGGAATCGGAGTTGTCGTCACGTTCGGCTAA
- a CDS encoding metallophosphoesterase, producing MADNADGTVYYVISDLHIGGDEQLEHVEFLDELLAFLEELETTDEDAELLINGDAFGLWEFTQLEGIEKFDSLVSSYPQLFEQFRATGENVQITLLPGNHDYELAAYDEYVERFAEYNVDLVQEESITRTVGEREIWLEHGMQRDPNNRIEDFGNQHDKPLGYYVNRHVTSRAGQLSDRGRYNWLKDIQAVAPMQRIPTWMTSKYFYREMNPLLRYAAVPFLLLFNVSAILAILAGLDLADVWSAPIVYFESALVYLGPASTLVYSLLAVNVAVVGLLLLIGVPLYLVARDVRITLNRFGIFEGDEPADPTEPYHEAAREVFEERPQTAVFCYGHTHRPAVTELEDRLVVNTGTWLKRLYRREVVAGLLPPVFQPSFQLNYARIAAESEGVVVEYETVDKPDPIAEELTYTERLLTVGIEPELDIPNRSVVSEDAKVPEPEPAD from the coding sequence ATGGCCGACAACGCCGACGGGACGGTCTACTACGTGATCAGCGATTTACACATCGGTGGTGACGAACAACTCGAGCACGTCGAGTTCTTAGACGAACTCCTCGCGTTTCTGGAGGAGTTAGAGACGACGGACGAAGACGCCGAGTTACTGATCAACGGCGACGCGTTCGGGCTCTGGGAGTTTACCCAACTCGAGGGCATCGAGAAGTTCGACTCGCTCGTGTCGTCGTACCCCCAACTGTTCGAGCAGTTTCGGGCGACGGGCGAGAACGTCCAGATCACGCTGTTACCGGGCAATCACGACTACGAACTTGCGGCCTACGACGAGTACGTCGAGCGCTTCGCCGAGTACAACGTCGACCTTGTCCAGGAGGAGTCGATCACTCGCACGGTCGGTGAGCGCGAGATTTGGCTCGAGCACGGCATGCAACGCGACCCGAACAATCGGATCGAAGATTTCGGCAATCAACACGACAAACCGCTGGGGTACTACGTAAACCGGCACGTGACGAGTCGTGCGGGTCAGTTGTCGGATCGCGGCCGCTACAACTGGCTCAAGGACATTCAGGCGGTCGCCCCGATGCAGCGAATTCCGACGTGGATGACCTCGAAGTACTTCTATCGGGAGATGAACCCCTTGCTTCGGTACGCAGCGGTGCCGTTTCTGTTGTTGTTCAACGTCAGCGCGATCCTCGCGATACTCGCCGGACTCGACCTGGCGGACGTCTGGTCGGCTCCGATAGTGTACTTCGAGAGCGCCCTCGTCTATCTGGGTCCGGCGAGCACCCTCGTCTACTCCTTGCTCGCGGTCAACGTCGCCGTCGTCGGCTTGCTGTTACTGATCGGCGTTCCGCTGTATCTCGTCGCTCGAGACGTCAGAATTACGCTGAATCGCTTCGGTATCTTCGAGGGCGACGAGCCGGCGGATCCGACGGAACCCTACCACGAGGCCGCACGGGAGGTCTTCGAGGAGCGCCCGCAGACGGCCGTCTTTTGCTACGGCCACACCCACCGACCCGCCGTCACTGAACTCGAGGACCGACTCGTCGTCAACACGGGCACCTGGCTGAAGCGACTCTACCGTCGCGAAGTCGTCGCCGGATTGCTCCCGCCGGTCTTCCAGCCGTCCTTCCAGTTGAACTACGCGCGTATCGCGGCCGAATCTGAGGGCGTCGTCGTCGAGTACGAAACTGTCGACAAACCCGATCCGATCGCGGAAGAACTCACGTACACCGAACGGCTGCTCACCGTCGGTATCGAGCCCGAACTCGACATTCCGAATCGGTCCGTCGTGAGCGAAGACGCGAAAGTCCCAGAACCCGAACCGGCTGACTGA
- a CDS encoding COX15/CtaA family protein, producing MSTDSYTSRPVLRPLIERFGFRHLLVTTLLLVAATILLGVAAKATGSGLACEQNWPLCDAGPYNAFPANMPSFYEWFHRFVAMFAGFAIVATAFASWRLPDIDNRIAGLVVLGAILTPIQVVLGRETVTQYTMDILQLHFWTAVLIFVLFVVATVLVWESQLTATHATASLALGALSLPFHVALSPFALGDITAYGPSLQMAQYAVMLVSIAAVLVAFMIGRRQFSNKPLTALLGFTTALAFVVTFLAREAVNPAYDAVYLASTALLFVFLAISIWRTRVAASSA from the coding sequence GTGTCGACCGATAGTTACACTTCCCGTCCGGTATTGCGCCCGCTGATCGAACGGTTTGGCTTTCGCCACCTGCTCGTGACGACGCTCTTGCTGGTCGCCGCGACGATTCTCCTCGGCGTTGCGGCGAAGGCGACCGGCTCCGGCCTCGCCTGCGAGCAAAACTGGCCGCTTTGCGACGCCGGACCCTACAACGCGTTCCCGGCGAACATGCCCAGTTTCTACGAGTGGTTCCACCGCTTCGTCGCGATGTTCGCCGGGTTCGCCATCGTCGCCACGGCATTCGCGTCTTGGCGGCTGCCGGACATCGACAACCGGATCGCCGGCCTCGTCGTTCTCGGCGCGATTTTGACGCCGATTCAGGTCGTCCTCGGCCGCGAAACCGTCACGCAGTACACGATGGACATCCTCCAGCTTCACTTCTGGACGGCCGTTCTCATCTTCGTCCTGTTCGTGGTCGCGACCGTTCTCGTCTGGGAGTCACAACTGACGGCGACACACGCGACCGCCTCGCTCGCACTCGGCGCGCTCTCACTCCCGTTCCACGTCGCTCTCAGTCCCTTCGCACTCGGCGACATCACCGCCTACGGCCCGTCGCTGCAGATGGCCCAGTACGCCGTGATGCTCGTCTCCATCGCCGCCGTCCTCGTCGCGTTCATGATCGGACGACGCCAGTTCTCGAACAAGCCCCTTACCGCACTGCTCGGCTTCACGACGGCGCTCGCGTTCGTCGTCACGTTCCTCGCTCGAGAGGCCGTCAACCCAGCCTACGACGCCGTGTATCTCGCTTCCACCGCACTGTTGTTCGTCTTCCTCGCAATCAGCATTTGGCGAACGCGGGTCGCCGCGAGCAGCGCGTAA
- a CDS encoding M24 family metallopeptidase codes for MDKRERLEAYLESNGLDSVWFARPNSFAWLTGGSNVIDRETDAGVAAVGYDGTDVRVVTNNIEADRIAAEELPDLAVEDVSLETYSWHASSLGEAIAARVGADERGAADVDVPGLERIDPTPLRQPLTERDRERYRTLGRETAAAVESVCRELRAEDTEHEVASALRVALTARDIEAPVVLVGGAERAQEYRHYTPTTAELGDYVLVSVTTQRAGLHASCTRAVAFDPPEWLEERHAAAARVETTALAATQQAALEGESAGTVFSAIRDAYDVVGFDGEWEYHHQGGAAGFAGREWIATPDHRAPVIEPMAYAWNPTVRGAKSEGTALVTAESVEDLTTTDRWPTTTARAVGYELALERPAVLGLEE; via the coding sequence ATGGACAAACGCGAGCGACTCGAGGCCTACCTCGAGTCGAACGGACTCGATTCGGTCTGGTTCGCTCGGCCGAACAGTTTCGCCTGGCTGACGGGCGGTTCGAACGTGATCGACCGCGAAACGGATGCCGGTGTCGCCGCCGTGGGGTACGACGGCACGGACGTTCGTGTCGTGACCAACAACATCGAGGCGGATCGAATCGCGGCCGAGGAACTCCCGGATCTCGCCGTCGAAGACGTCTCGCTCGAGACGTACTCCTGGCACGCCTCGTCGCTCGGCGAGGCGATCGCCGCCCGCGTCGGCGCGGACGAACGCGGCGCAGCCGACGTCGACGTTCCCGGTCTCGAGCGCATCGATCCGACGCCGCTTCGACAGCCACTGACCGAGCGGGATCGAGAGCGATACCGGACGCTGGGGCGGGAAACAGCCGCCGCCGTCGAATCGGTCTGTCGCGAACTCCGAGCCGAGGATACCGAACACGAGGTCGCCTCGGCGTTGCGCGTCGCCCTCACGGCGCGAGACATCGAAGCCCCCGTAGTGCTCGTCGGCGGGGCAGAGCGAGCACAGGAGTATCGCCACTACACGCCGACGACAGCCGAATTGGGTGACTACGTGCTCGTCTCCGTCACGACCCAACGCGCCGGCCTCCACGCGAGTTGTACGCGCGCCGTCGCGTTCGACCCGCCCGAGTGGCTCGAGGAGCGCCACGCGGCAGCGGCACGCGTCGAGACGACCGCGCTCGCAGCGACCCAGCAGGCAGCCCTCGAGGGCGAATCCGCGGGAACCGTCTTCTCGGCGATTCGAGACGCCTACGATGTCGTGGGCTTCGACGGCGAGTGGGAGTATCACCACCAGGGGGGAGCGGCCGGCTTCGCCGGCCGAGAGTGGATCGCGACGCCGGACCACCGGGCCCCGGTGATCGAGCCGATGGCGTACGCGTGGAATCCGACCGTTCGAGGTGCCAAAAGCGAAGGGACCGCACTCGTCACGGCCGAATCGGTCGAGGACCTGACGACGACGGATCGCTGGCCGACCACGACGGCCCGGGCCGTCGGCTACGAGTTAGCACTCGAGCGCCCGGCCGTACTCGGCCTCGAGGAGTGA
- a CDS encoding helix-turn-helix domain-containing protein yields MGSDNTDGRPREENQPDRPRDGDDDAVRTVALEEVDQRIVDLLSWILDTETRAKIYVFLLANPASTAEEVATGTGLYPSTVREALAELHDEERVTREKRVNDGAGNNPYAYTAIQPSDLVGGVVDQVQRELNTIFTLDSILERPSDGGSDLEPVTITVDDTDPTESTESTDHIDSTETRDEPDTSTETDGVGSSTPNRPESDTDDATDSSVAGDTDQRTDDE; encoded by the coding sequence ATGGGTTCGGACAACACAGACGGGCGTCCGCGCGAGGAGAACCAACCCGATCGTCCTCGAGACGGTGACGACGACGCCGTCCGAACGGTCGCACTCGAGGAGGTCGACCAGCGAATCGTCGATCTGCTCTCGTGGATTCTCGACACCGAGACCCGCGCGAAGATCTACGTCTTCTTGCTCGCGAATCCCGCGAGTACCGCCGAGGAGGTGGCGACGGGCACGGGCCTCTATCCGAGTACGGTTCGAGAAGCACTCGCAGAACTCCACGACGAGGAGCGAGTCACGCGCGAGAAACGCGTAAACGACGGTGCCGGCAACAATCCCTACGCCTACACCGCAATCCAACCGAGCGATCTCGTCGGGGGGGTCGTCGATCAGGTTCAACGCGAGTTGAACACGATTTTCACGCTCGATTCGATCCTCGAGCGCCCCTCCGATGGGGGTTCCGACCTCGAGCCGGTGACGATTACCGTCGACGATACCGACCCAACCGAATCGACCGAATCGACTGACCACATCGATTCGACCGAAACCCGGGACGAACCGGACACAAGTACAGAGACGGACGGCGTGGGCTCGAGTACACCGAACCGTCCGGAGTCGGATACTGACGATGCCACCGACTCGAGTGTAGCCGGCGACACGGATCAGCGGACGGACGACGAATAG